The DNA region TCGTCGTACCATGTCCCGAGCTCGGGACGGGCGGCAGCCGCCTCTGAGGCCAAAGTGACGAGGCCCACGGCCAAAACCGGAATGAGGCGCGCGGCGGCACCTGCGGGGGCATAAACCTTCTCGATCATGAGAAACCTGATGGCTAAGGAGCAGCTTCCGGTAAAAAGCGTCCGCGCCGACGGGGGGCCGTTCGTCGCATGGGCGCTTAATCTGCAACAAAAAAAGGCGAAAACACGAAAGTGAATCCTTGTCTGCCAAGACCTCAAGTATATCAAGGGCAGGAAAAATGACTTACCATCTTTCTGCCCCAGCCCTTTGCTTTGCAAGCATTGGAGCTAGAAGGGTAGTGTGAGCCGCCCGGAAGCCCTATATACGACCCCGCAACCTGAGCTAAAACGCGCGCGACGTTGTGGGAGTAAGTTTTCGAGCTGCGCTTACTTCACGCTCGTTGCCGAACACTGATTCTTGCTGACGCGTGCCGAGCTGCAAAAGATCTGTTTTTGAGATGATCCTCACTCTTGCGTTCCGCAATTTGTTTCACGACCGCATCCGGCTCGCCGTGACGCTGGTCGGAATTTTGTTCTCGATCGTCCTCGTTGCGATCCAGCTCGGTATGTATCTCGGCTCGAGCCGCATGATCACGTCGATGATCGAACGCTCGGACAGCGACCTCTGGATCATGGCCTACGGCGCCAAGAGCTTCGAGGAAGGCGGCATCCTGCTTTCGACGCTTGAGCGGCACCAGGCGCTTGCGACACCGGGCGTCAAGGCGGTGATCCCTCTCGTCGTATCGTTCGCGGAGTGGCGCAAGCCCGAGGGTGGCTCCACGCGCGTCGTGCTCGTCGGTACGGATGCCGAGGATGGCGGACTGGAGCCCTGGGCGCTCGTGGAAGGGACGTGGCAGGATATCAAGTCGCCGGATGCCATCTCGGCCGACGACACCTATTTCCGCGAGCTCGGCATCAACGGTATCGGCGATACGGCGCAGATCGCGCAGGGTCGCGTCAAGGTCAAGGCGCTGACGCACCGCATCCGCTCCTTCACGCAGTCGCCGTACGTGTTCACGACGCTCTCGCGGGCGCGCAGCCTGCTCGGCGCCGACAGCGACAAGGCAACGTACTTCCTCGTGCAGCTCGAGCCCGGCGCCGACGTCGAGACCGTGCGCCGCGAACTGCGCGACCGCCTCGAAGGCGGTGCAGAGGTCCTGACCAAGGCTGAGTTCGAAGACAGAAGCCTGCGCCAGTGGCTGTTCCGCACAGGCGCCGGCTTGGCGCTGATCGGTGGCGCGCTGCTCGGCATTCTGGTCGGCACCGTCATCGTCGCCCAGACGCTCTACTCGAGCACCAAGGACCACCTGAACGAGTTTGCGACCTTGCGCGCGCTTGGCTCGTCGTCGGGCTACATCTACAAGGTCATCCTTGCCCAGGCGGGTCTCAGCGCCGTCATCGGTTACGTGCTCGGCATTCTTATCTCGCTCGGCATCCTCTACATCAGTCGCAACACGCCACTGCCTCTGGTCATGACGCCCGGGCTTGCGGTCGCGCTGCTTGGCTTGACGCTCTTCATGTCGGCGGTCTCCGCGATCTCGGCGATCATCAAGGTCACCCGCATCGATCCAGCCACGGTGTTCAATAGATGACCCAGCAGCCCGTTCTCGAGGCAGTAGACGTGGTCAAGGAGCTCGGTAAAGGCGCCGGCAAGGTTGTTGCGCTCAAAGGCGTGAACCTATCGCTGGTCAAGGGCGAGCTGACGCTGCTGATGGGCCCCTCCGGCAGCGGCAAGACCACGCTGTTGTCGATCCTCGGCTGCATCCTGACACCGACATCCGGGAAGGTCCGTGTCGAGGGTGAGGAGACGACCGACAAGAGCCCCGAGGAGCTCGCGGAGATCCGCCGCAAGCACATCGGGTTCATCTTCCAGTCCTACAACCTGTTTCCGACGCTGTCGGCGATCGAGAACGTCCGCATCGCGCTGGACGTCATTGGCCGCAAGGGCTACCAGGCCGCGTTGCGCGCCGAGGAGGTGCTGCGCGACGTCGGGCTCGGCAACCGGCTGAAGAACTACCCGTCGAACCTTTCGGGCGGAGAGCAGCAGCGCGTCGCGGTCGCGCGCGCCATCGCAGCCTCGCCGTCTGTCGTTCTCGCGGACGAGCCGACGGCAGCTCTCGACAGCGAGAACGGACACGCCGTGATGGCGCTTTTGGCGCGCATCGCCAAGGAGCAGAACCGCAGCGTTCTGGCTGTGACGCACGATCCGCGCACGCTCGGCTATGCCGACCGCGTTGTGCGCATCGAGGATGGATTGATCGTCGGTGAGGAGCGTCGGCCACAGGGCCTCGATGCGCCTGAGATTGCCGACCTGACGAAGAGGCGGAAAGCAAATGGCTAAGAAGTTGGATCCAACCGTCACCGCTGTGGTGGCAGCTGGCGTTGCGGCCATCGTGACCAGCGTGGCGCTGAATCAGATCGCGCCGCGGCTCGGCGGTGAGGCGCAGGCCATTGAAAGCGCAACCGCGCAGGAGAGCCGCACGCGTCAGGTATGGGCAGCATCCGCCACCGGCCGCGTCGAGCCCAAGGGCGGCGAGGTCCGTATCTCGTCGGAAGTTTCAGGCCGCATTGTCGACGTCCTCGCCGAGACCAACGACAAGGTCGCCGCTGGCGACCCGCTCGTCGTTTTGGACGACGACGATCTGCAGGTGAAGCTTTCGGCCGCGGAGTCGGAAGCCGAGGTCCGCATCCTTGAGCGCGACGAGGAGCCCGCGACCGGCATTGCGCTCGAGCGCCGCCAGGCGGAGGACGCACTGAACACGTCCGAGCGCGCGCGTTTCACTGCTCAGCAGGAGTTCGACGAGACCTATCGTAAGTTCAAGCACGGCAACGCCGACACCAACGCCGTGAAGAGCGCCCGCGAAAAGCTGGTTGAGGCGCGCAAGAAGGCAACGGAAGATCGCGCCAAGCTCGATGAGATCCTGGCCAAGGCGGATCTGCCGGCGCCGACGCGGGTGGAATCGGCGCTCTGGGTCGCGCGCACCGACGTTGCGCAGGTCGAGAACGCCATCGAGCGCACGCGTGTGCGCGCACCGGCGGACGGATCCATCCTGAACGTCTGGGCCAAGGTGGGCGAGCTGTCGGCACCGTCGCTCGAAGCGCCGCTCCTGCTCTTTGGCGACATCTCGAGCTTGCAGGTTCGCGCCGAAGTCGAGGAGCGCGACGTGACCAAGATCCGCATGGGCCAGCGCGTCATCGTGCGCGCGGATGCTTTCCCGGACAAGGATTTCGAGGGCGTGGTGACACAAGTCGCGCCGGCGCTTGGTTCGCCCCGCATCATCTCGCGCGGTCCGCGCCGTCCCAACGACGTCGAGGTGCTCGAGGTGTTGATCTCCCTCAATGGCAGCCCGCCCCTGCTGACCGGCATGCGCGTTGACGCATTCTTCCGGAACGAGGCCGCTTCCGCTGCTCGTTAGGCACTAGGCATTCAGTTTGAGGGCGCCAAATGTTTCGCCCGCTCGTCTTGCGCGGGCGGGCGTTGTTTTACTCCGACTTTGAGCGGCCGGCGTTTGCCAGACGTACGATGATCCAGATCGGAATGACGACCAAGGCGCCGAGCAGCATGTATTCGAGCACCCATTCGATGGCGCCGAACCCGAGGTCATAGAGGTTCCGCAGCAGCTCATTGACGCGCTGGAAGAAGTTGCCGAGGTCGATGCCAAGCGCCTTCATCACGATCCCGACCACGATCGAGATCACGGCGAGGCGGAGAATGACCCCAAGCGGGTTTCCGCCGAAAATCGTGTTACGGTCCATGCCTAAGGTCCCTGAACGAGCACGTTGCTGCACTATCTAAAGTGCTTCCGGAAAAGTGGGAACCGGTTTTCCGCAAGAAGCACGGCAAGTCAAAGGATGCTTCCGGAAAAGTGGGAACCGGTTTTCCGTAAGAAGTCTAATTGAAGGATAGCGGGTAGCGAAGGAAGCCCTGGCGCGTGACTGGCGTAACCGAGAAAGCGGGAAAGCGGCCGCGCACGCCGAGGCGCCGCGTCGACCCGCCGCCCGCTCAAAGTCTGCCGGAGCCTTTCGCGGGTTGGTTCGCTCGTCGGGGCTGGCAGCCGCGCGATCACCAGCTTGCTCTGATCGAAAAATCGCGCGCGCGCCGCTCGTCGCTGCTCATCGCCCCCACCGGCGCCGGCAAGACGCTGGCCGGCTTCCTGCCGAGCCTGATCTCGCTCGCCGCCGCGCCGCGCGCGAAGCAGGGCGCCGGCCTGCGCACGCTGTACATCTCTCCGCTGAAGGCGCTCGCCGAGGACGTCTCGCGCAACCTCTTCGCGCCCGTCTCCGAGATGGGCCTCAAGGTCTCGATCGAGACACGCACGGGCGACACGTCGATCGCAAAGCGCGCCCGCCAGCGCGTGAAGCCGCCGCAGATATTGCTCACCACGCCCGAGCAGGTCGCACTGATGCTGTCGGGCCCTGATGCCGGTTACGTCTTCTCGGATCTCGACACCATCATCCTCGACGAGCTGCACGCGCTGGCGCCCTCGAAGCGCGGCGATCTTCTCTCGCTTGGTCTGGCCCGCCTCAACACAATCGCGCCAAGCTTGATGACGCTCGGCCTGTCGGCCACCGTTGCGCGCCCCTCGGAGCTTATGAGCTATCTCGTGCCGCAACGCGCGCCCGAGAGCGTGCATGCGCTCGCCGATCTGGTGATCGCGCCGGGCGGGGCCGATCCTGAGATCGATATTCTCGAGATCGAGGAGCCCGTGCCGTGGAGCGGACATTCCGCCCGCTACGCCATGCACGACATCTATTGCGCCATCAGCGCGCACAAGACGACGCTTGTCTTCGTCAACACGCGCATGCAGGCGGAGCTGGTGTTTCAGGAGCTGTGGCGCATCAACGAGGAAGGACTGCCCATCGCGTTGCATCATGGCTCGCTCGATAAGGCGCGCCGCCTCAAGGTCGAAGCTGCGATGGCCGAGGGCCGCCTGCGCGCTGTCGTGGCCACATCCACGCTGGACCTCGGTATCGACTGGGGTGACGTGGACCTCGTTGTCAACGTCGGCGCGCCGAAGGGCGCCTCCCGCCTCGCGCAGCGCATCGGCCGCGCCAACCACCGCCTCGACGAGCCCTCAGCCGCGCTGCTCGTGCCCGCCAACCGCTTCGAGGTGTTGGAGTGCCGCGCCGCGCTGGAGGCCGCCAAGGCCGGCGAGCAGGATGCAGTGATCTCGCGATCGGGCGCGCTCGACGTCCTCGCCCAGCACGTCATGGGCATGGCGTGTCACGGACCCTTCAAACCCGAGGCGCTTTATGAAGAAGTACGCTCGGCCGCACCTTATGCCGGTCTCACACGCGCGCGCTTCGATCGCGTCGTCGACTTCGTGGCGACAGGTGGCTACGCG from Hyphomicrobium sp. CS1GBMeth3 includes:
- a CDS encoding ABC transporter permease; protein product: MILTLAFRNLFHDRIRLAVTLVGILFSIVLVAIQLGMYLGSSRMITSMIERSDSDLWIMAYGAKSFEEGGILLSTLERHQALATPGVKAVIPLVVSFAEWRKPEGGSTRVVLVGTDAEDGGLEPWALVEGTWQDIKSPDAISADDTYFRELGINGIGDTAQIAQGRVKVKALTHRIRSFTQSPYVFTTLSRARSLLGADSDKATYFLVQLEPGADVETVRRELRDRLEGGAEVLTKAEFEDRSLRQWLFRTGAGLALIGGALLGILVGTVIVAQTLYSSTKDHLNEFATLRALGSSSGYIYKVILAQAGLSAVIGYVLGILISLGILYISRNTPLPLVMTPGLAVALLGLTLFMSAVSAISAIIKVTRIDPATVFNR
- a CDS encoding DUF6460 domain-containing protein; amino-acid sequence: MDRNTIFGGNPLGVILRLAVISIVVGIVMKALGIDLGNFFQRVNELLRNLYDLGFGAIEWVLEYMLLGALVVIPIWIIVRLANAGRSKSE
- a CDS encoding ABC transporter ATP-binding protein, producing MTQQPVLEAVDVVKELGKGAGKVVALKGVNLSLVKGELTLLMGPSGSGKTTLLSILGCILTPTSGKVRVEGEETTDKSPEELAEIRRKHIGFIFQSYNLFPTLSAIENVRIALDVIGRKGYQAALRAEEVLRDVGLGNRLKNYPSNLSGGEQQRVAVARAIAASPSVVLADEPTAALDSENGHAVMALLARIAKEQNRSVLAVTHDPRTLGYADRVVRIEDGLIVGEERRPQGLDAPEIADLTKRRKANG
- a CDS encoding efflux RND transporter periplasmic adaptor subunit, which codes for MAKKLDPTVTAVVAAGVAAIVTSVALNQIAPRLGGEAQAIESATAQESRTRQVWAASATGRVEPKGGEVRISSEVSGRIVDVLAETNDKVAAGDPLVVLDDDDLQVKLSAAESEAEVRILERDEEPATGIALERRQAEDALNTSERARFTAQQEFDETYRKFKHGNADTNAVKSAREKLVEARKKATEDRAKLDEILAKADLPAPTRVESALWVARTDVAQVENAIERTRVRAPADGSILNVWAKVGELSAPSLEAPLLLFGDISSLQVRAEVEERDVTKIRMGQRVIVRADAFPDKDFEGVVTQVAPALGSPRIISRGPRRPNDVEVLEVLISLNGSPPLLTGMRVDAFFRNEAASAAR